The Apium graveolens cultivar Ventura chromosome 6, ASM990537v1, whole genome shotgun sequence genome contains a region encoding:
- the LOC141664448 gene encoding uncharacterized protein LOC141664448, with the protein MTRSYATATAGTSSNTVSIDTNHPYFLQSSDNPGTPLVTMLLTEQNYHQWSRSVSIALSAKLKLGFIDGSVSKPTDNNIQIAMWNRCNDMVVSWLSNSISTEIRNSVAYLSTAQQIWEDLATRFSQSNMPRTFQFRKDLSSLQQEPTIHVRVQPRSKTCTCDVCSSHVRFAYACVQCDFDVCVVCAFLSIYVHEQKVIHHEGHKEHSLTSQRQALFKCDACWEEDKDYSYVCYTCDFWIHEKCASSPPIIPAPTYHHHPLTLIFSIPVMHRYFGRLCAICNKRVQSLCWSYYCHKCTFFVHIQCSKSTISLGNEIEEEGIVDDEPELVQFPLPSEESLFDLIITQCSKLRVEFQGEGGNSANIPLIANDPHIIKKHWSHPDHPLELHQLTISVNDNNDDDDDDDVDRRVLICDGCVQPITISHPSYYACIQCGFFLHSFCANQLPDELPVGASPFHPQHTLSLRYRHKKYFYSYVACGICNYVTNGFYYICETCDIVIDIRCAFLSTRIRHKSHKHHSLVQRPFSDSKCSIRNYHISKGVEYACETCSNFRISIECVFYPSSVKHRYDDHSLILRHPPFFYEGVFYCQICEEQVNNQRLLYHCDECDQSFHEYCPISCLNVKLGETIKHSIDNQAHTLALVFKSTTRRDCPPYLCRICEAGYEIQYFFECDGCGYLVCIFCIRRKNGQRRV; encoded by the exons ATGACTCGATCATATGCTACTGCAACTGCTGGTACATCATCTAATACTGTATCAATTGATACTAATCATCCTTATTTTCTACAAAGTTCTGATAATCCTGGCACACCTTTGGTTACAATGCTCTTAACTGAGCAAAATTATCATCAATGGAGTCGATCTGTGTCTATAGCCTTATCTGCTAAACTTAAGCTAGGATTCATTGATGGCTCTGTTAGCAAGCCTACTGATAATAACATTCAAATTGCAATGTGGAATCGCTGCAATGATATGGTTGTGTCTTGGTTGTCGAATTCAATATCCACTGAAATAAGAAATAGTGTGGCTTATCTCTCTACTGCTCAACAAATCTGGGAAGATTTGGCTACTAGATTCTCTCAGAGCAACATGCCTAGGACATTTCAATTTCGCAAAGATTTGTCTTCTCTACAACAAG AACCAACTATTCATGTCAGAGTGCAACCACGCTCTAAAACATGCACTTGTGATGTTTGTAGTAGTCACGTTCGTTTTGCTTATGCTTGTGTTCAATGTGATTTTGACGTGTGTGTTGTCTGTGCTTTTCTTTCTATTTATGTTCATGAACAGAAAGTGATTCACCATGAAGGTCACAAGGAGCATTCATTGACATCACAGAGGCAGGCTTTGTTTAAGTGTGATGCTTGTTGGGAGGAAGATAAAGATTATTCCTATGTATGCTACACCTGTGATTTCTGGATACACGAGAAGTGTGCTTCTTCTCCTCCCATCATTCCAGCTCCTACTTATCACCATCACCCTCTCACTCTTATCTTCTCAATTCCTGTCATGCATCGTTATTTTGGTCGATTATGTGCCATCTGCAATAAACGAGTTCAATCCTTGTGCTGGTCTTATTACTGTCACAAATGCACATTTTTTGTGCATATTCAATGTTCGAAGTCCACAATATCTTTGGG AAATGAGATTGAAGAAGAAGGCATTGTTGACGATGAACCTGAACTGGTTCAATTTCCTCTTCCTAGCGAGGAATCACTATTCGATCTAATTATCACCCAGTGTAGCAAGTTGCGAGTTGAATTTCAAGGTGAGGGCGGAAACAGTGCCAATATACCATTGATAGCTAATGATCCGCATATTATTAAAAAACACTGGAGTCACCCGGACCATCCATTAGAACTGCATCAGCTTACAATAAGTGTAAACGATAACAATGATGATGACGATGATGATGATGTTGATAGAAGGGTGTTGATATGCGACGGGTGCGTTCAACCCATTACAATATCCCATCCGAGTTACTATGCATGCATCCAATGTGGCTTCTTTCTCCACTCCTTCTGTGCCAATCAGTTGCCAGATGAGCTCCCAGTAGGAGCATCCCCGTTCCACCCGCAGCATACACTCTCTCTTCGCTATAGGCATAAGAAATACTTTTATAGTTATGTGGCATGTGGAATTTGCAACTATGTCACAAACGGATTCTATTATATATGCGAGACTTGTGATATCGTAATTGATATCCGCTGTGCATTCTTATCCACTAGGATTAGACATAAATCTCACAAACACCACTCCCTTGTTCAGCGTCCCTTCTCCGATTCTAAATGTAGTATCAGAAACTACCATATTTCCAAAGGAGTGGAATACGCATGTGAAACTTGTAGTAACTTCCGGATTAGTATAGAATGTGTATTTTATCCAAGTAGTGTAAAACACAGATATGATGATCACTCCCTAATCTTGAGGCACCCTCCATTCTTCTACGAGGGAGTATTCTACTGTCAAATATGCGAAGAACAAGTTAACAACCAGAGGTTGCTTTATCATTGTGATGAATGTGATCAATCTTTTCATGAATATTGCCCCATTTCATGCCTAAATGTCAAATTAGGAGAAACGATCAAACATAGTATTGACAATCA
- the LOC141668045 gene encoding uncharacterized protein LOC141668045, translated as MSCSTVEIEHFSHPKHPLVLKEDDVIGADAKCCLCNKPVIGSPTYTCSNIVYINCQNYYLHKTCAELPKQIIRDKLDLHPLVLLPRPASCTCDVCSSHVRFAYACVQCDFDVCVVCAFLSIYVYEQKVIRHEGHKEHSLTSQRQALFKCDACWEEDKDYSYVCYTCDFWIHEKCASSPPIIPAPTYHHHPLTLIFSIPVMHRYFGRLCAICNKRVHSLCWSYYCHKCTFFVHINCSTSTISLGNEIEENGIVDDEPDLVQFPLPGKESLFDLIITQCSKLRVEFQGEGGNNANTSMIANDPHIIEKHWSHQEHPLELHQLTVSVNNNNDNDDNDDGGGDDRRVLICDGCVQPITLFDPCYYACIQYDFFLHSFCANKLPHKLPIGASPFHPSIYSLFYIGIRKSYIVI; from the exons ATGAGTTGTTCAACAGTAGAGATAGAGCACTTTAGCCATCCGAAGCACCCACTGGTGCTAAAAGAGGATGATGTTATTGGAGCTGATGCTAAATGTTGTCTTTGTAACAAACCTGTTATTGGCTCTCCAACGTATACCTGTAGTAACATTGTTTATATAAATTGTCAAAATTACTACCTCCACAAGACTTGTGCTGAATTACCCAAACAGATTATTCGTGATAAGCTGGACTTACACCCCCTTGTTCTACTACCACGCCCTGCATCCTGCACGTGTGATGTTTGTAGTAGTCACGTTCGTTTTGCTTATGCTTGTGTTCAATGTGATTTTGACGTGTGTGTTGTCTGCGCTTTTCTTTCTATTTATGTTTATGAACAGAAAGTGATTCGTCATGAAGGTCACAAGGAGCATTCACTGACATCACAGAGGCAGGCTTTGTTTAAGTGTGATGCTTGTTGGGAGGAAGATAAAGATTATTCCTATGTATGCTACACCTGTGATTTCTGGATACACGAGAAGTGTGCTTCTTCTCCTCCCATCATTCCAGCTCCTACTTATCACCATCACCCTCTCACTCTTATCTTCTCAATTCCTGTCATGCATCGTTATTTTGGTCGATTATGTGCCATCTGCAATAAACGAGTTCACTCCTTGTGCTGGTCTTATTACTGTCACAAATGCACATTTTTTGTGCATATTAATTGTTCAACGTCCACAATATCTTTGGG AAATGAGATTGAAGAAAATGGCATTGTTGACGATGAACCTGACTTGGTACAATTTCCTCTGCCTGGCAAAGAATCATTATTCGATCTAATTATCACCCAGTGTAGCAAGTTGCGAGTTGAATTTCAAGGTGAGGGCGGAAACAATGCTAATACATCAATGATAGCTAATGATCCACATATTATTGAAAAACACTGGAGTCACCAGGAACATCCATTAGAACTGCATCAGCTTACAGTTAGTGTGAATAATAACAATGACAATGATGATAATGATGATGGTGGTGGTGATGATAGAAGGGTGTTGATATGCGATGGGTGTGTTCAACCCATTACGTTATTTGATCCGTGTTACTATGCATGCATCCAGTATGACTTCTTTCTCCACTCCTTCTGTGCCAATAAGTTGCCACATAAGCTACCAATAGGAGCATCCCCATTTCACCCCAGCATTTACTCTCTCTTTTATATAGGAATAAGAAAAAGTTATATAGTTATCTGA